In Archocentrus centrarchus isolate MPI-CPG fArcCen1 chromosome 24, fArcCen1, whole genome shotgun sequence, one DNA window encodes the following:
- the tmem244 gene encoding putative transmembrane protein 244: MLLDYCSRCCGVTLIKRHGPISLKTPPSDTWVVLQNLLMCMVCFYSLYYIAVSLCIGLLRVHEINSLLAPFDYTTQPSWQNPKYLVGVISTEVTYILGGLVFAWIVEEWVWDYAITVTLLHVAMTVAVMSDFPSAEHWWMALGTGLVMMIVGGQLLAYRLFRSNFVYPTELQNF; encoded by the exons ATGTTGTTGGACTATTGCTCTCGCTGCTGTGGAGTCACGCTCATAAAACGCCATGGACCCATCTCCCTCAAGACTCCACCCAGTGATACCTGG GTTGTTCTGCAGAATCTGTTGATGTGCATGGTGTGCTTCTACTCTCTCTACTACATCGCGGTCAGTCTCTGCATTGGACTGCTCAG GGTTCATGAAATCAACAGCTTGTTGGCTCCGTTCGACTACACCACACAACCGTCATGGCAGAATCCCAAATACCTGG tCGGAGTAATCTCCACAGAAGTGACCTATATTTTGGGAGGGCTGGTGTTTGCCTGGATTGTGGAGGAGTGGGTTTGGGACTATGCCATAACTGTCACACTGCTGCATGTTGCAATGACTGTAGCAG TCATGTCAGACTTCCCTTCAGCTGAGCACTGGTGGATGGCTCTGG gtacAGGCCTGGTGATGATGATAGTTGGAGGACAGCTCTTGGCCTACAGACTCTTCAGAAGCAACTTTGTCTATCCAACTGAGCTGCAGAATTTCTAA
- the fkbp6 gene encoding inactive peptidyl-prolyl cis-trans isomerase FKBP6, which produces MSRNGLISSMRRVLHADDQLETSSPSPFEQLSRRMNDILGDGGILKEVVQPGEGPPVPQNASVLIHYSGFLEYSDQPFETTTNLKYPRMMKLGRDVTVVGLGLGLLTMKKGEFSRFLLQPQYAYGEVGCPPFIPAGAVVLYEVHILDYLDSGKVDDFTAMSPEEQNTVPLSTLIEVVNTLRSFGNRCFNQNRYYNAKDRYKQAMTLLRNRETRSDSEKEAIKTALLPLYLNISFVELRLDRPHKALKYGNKALEIDSANTKALFRCGQAYLELREYESAHGCLISAQAKKPFDSDINNLLRKVTMCYKESLDKEKGLYSKMFRELKGPVKM; this is translated from the exons ATGTCAAGAAACGGGTTAATATCGAGTATGCGGAGGGTACTACACGCCGATGACCAGCTCGAAACGAGCTCTCCG AGTCCTTTTGAACAGCTAAGCCGCCGGATGAATGACATCTTAGGAGATGGAGGAATCCTGAAGGAGGTGGTCCAACCTGGAGAGGGCCCACCTGTGCCCCAAAATGCTTCAGTACTGA TCCATTACTCGGGTTTCCTGGAATATTCTGATCAGCCTTTTGAAACCACCACTAACCTCAAGTACCCCCGGATGATGAAGTTGGGGAGAG ATGTGACGGTGGTCGGGCTGGGGCTGGGTCTGTTGACCATGAAGAAAGGAGAGTTCTCTCGGTTCCTCCTCCAGCCTCAGTATGCATACGGGGAAGTGGGCTGCCCTCCATTCATTCCCGCTGGTGCTGTGGTTCTGTATGAGGTCCACATCCTCGATTACCTTGACTCTGGGAAAGTGGATGACTTTACTGCAATGAGTCCG GAGGAGCAAAACACTGTTCCTCTATCCACACTTATTGAAGTTGTCAACACCCTGCGGAGTTTTGGCAACCGTTGCTTCAACCAGAACCGATATTACAATGCCAAAGATCGCTATAAACAG GCTATGACGTTGCTGAGAAACAGGGAAACACGGAGCGATTCAGAGAAGGAGGCGATCAAGACGGCTCTGCTTCCTCTCTATCTGAATATTTCTTTTGTTGAGCTCCGTCTGGACAGACCGCACAAAGCCCTGAAATACGGCAACAAAGCCTTGGAGATAGACTCTGCCAACACAAAGGCTCTTTTCCGCTGTGGACAG GCTTACCTGGAGCTGCGTGAATATGAGAGTGCTCACGGTTGTCTCATATCTGCTCAAGCAAAGAAGCCCTTCGACAGTGACATCAACAACCTTCTGAGGAAAGTGACGAT GTGCTATAAAGAAAGCCTGGACAAAGAGAAAGGCCTGTACTCCAAGATGTTTAGAGAGCTGAAGGGCCCAGTGAAAATGTGA